From a region of the Phragmites australis chromosome 21, lpPhrAust1.1, whole genome shotgun sequence genome:
- the LOC133903538 gene encoding uncharacterized protein LOC133903538 isoform X2 has translation MAALVDLDLNCRPPSPEPAAPEEVPRAMLRQEQHFPDQMKGLHQFYGSFWKQSSDAPSNLHPTHEHKPMNLGSRGNQNPEIPSNSNKCKSLSNVAEQNLDARSSIRRKSDAYHDVIDLEKPTTSGDAVETVGCSDFGSLANQNGRSQDGSCCISPENSSLAESAHLRRGWNSSRVSPGSVGSSETPDCQSPIKPSTESRHSLIDLNIPQEESLLVFYAPSQEMYSPLFHSSLTYPGNFSKSSREVLQKECGSTIGSLKGSSIAVIEPRPAADSSRDVIDASSVQQKDLFDLNVPLESIDMPSEIISNCRDKVVNNDGSKETASSHSLSKKNSLQAETSRKYLTRNDHMLASKDDNNVLLQTSTNNGIDKVQPQESGTNYKEPLISETPVDNHVCPRLGVSHDGPSNSQVTVSMLQGEAEGDDKAAATAAETLLLFFSHKSACAADCPGSNSRTSVQDGNDEPQCSLDSFGKIVLNLEEVRDDGQSIPVLPPNNDAPSCGIKLKRGRGMRNFQREIIPGLVSLARQEICDDLDAIGYEPKKTRSRKTRRGPGASSTRSRPRKRGSAARN, from the exons ATGGCTGCTTTGGTGGATTTGGATCTCAACTGCCGTCCGCCGTCGCCAGAGCCCGCCGCGCCGGAGGAGGTCCCGCGGGCAATGCTCCGTCAAGAGCAGCACTTTCCTGACCAG ATGAAGGGACTGCATCAGTTTTATGGATCCTTCTGGAAGCAATCCAGTGATGCACCGAGCAACCTGCATCCGACTCATGAGCATAAGCCG ATGAATTTGGGTTCGAGGGGCAATCAAAATCCAGAAATTCCCAGCAATTCCAATAAGTGCAAATCGCTGTCCAATGTTGCAGAACAGAATTTGGATGCTAGGAGTTCAATCCGGAGAAAATCTGATGCTTATCATGATGTGATTGATTTGGAGAAGCCAACGACCTCTGGTGATGCGGTGGAGACTGTTGGTTGCTCTGACTTCGGCAGCCTTGCCAACCAAAATGGTAGGTCTCAGGACGGCTCATGCTGCATTTCACCGGAGAATAGCTCTCTCGCAGAATCTGCTCATTTGCGCAGAGGATGGAATTCGTCCCGTGTAAGCCCTG GTTCAGTTGGCTCTAGTGAGACTCCAGACTGCCAGTCCCCTATCAAACCAAGTACTGAATCAAGGCATTCACTGATTGACCTGAATATACCTCAAGAAGAAAGCCTTCTTGTTTTCTATGCACCTTCTCAAGAAATGTATTCTCCTCTGTTCCATTCTTCCTTGACATATCCTGGAAATTTTTCAAAAAGCTCTAGAGAAGTTCTCCAAAAAGAATGTGGCTCTACTATTGGATCATTGAAAGGATCTTCCATTGCGGTGATCGAGCCCAGGCCAGCTGCAGACAGTTCAAGGGATGTGATAGACGCATCCTCAGTTCAACAGAAAGACCTTTTTGACCTAAATGTGCCACTTGAAAGCATTGACATGCCATCAGAAATAATCAGCAATTGCAGAGATAAGGTTGTGAATAATGATGGAAGTAAAGAAACAGCATCCAGTCATTCTTTATCCAAGAAAAATAGCCTTCAAGCAGAAACTTCCAGGAAATATCTCACTCGAAACGATCATATGTTGGCAAGCAAGGATGACAATAATGTGCTTCTGCAAACCTCAACAAATAATGGTATCGATAAGGTTCAGCCGCAGGAATCTGGAACTAATTACAAGGAACCTTTGATTTCTGAAACTCCAGTTGATAATCATGTCTGTCCGAGACTTGGAGTATCCCATGATGGACCATCAAATTCTCAGGTGACTGTTAGCATGCTTCAAGGTGAGGCAGAAGGTGATGACAAAGCAGCTGCTACTGCAGCTGAAACgcttctattatttttttcgCATAAATCTGCATGCGCTGCAGATTGCCCAGGAAGCAATAGTCGGACATCAGTTCAGGATGGAAACGATGAGCCTCAATGTTCGTTGGACTCTTTCGGGAAAATCGTGTTGAATCTAGAGGAGGTCAGAGATGACGGTCAATCCATCCCTGTGCTACCGCCCAATAATGATGCACCGTCATGTGGGATCAAGCtaaagagaggaagagggatGAGAAATTTTCAGAGGGAGATAATACCTGGACTTGTTTCTCTAGCGAGGCAGGAGATATGCGATGACTTAGATGCTATAGGTTATGAGCCAAAGAAGACTCGATCTAGGAAAACTCGCAGGGGTCCAGGCGCATCTTCAACTCGATCAAGGCCACGCAAGCGTGGCTCCGCTGCCAGGAACTGA
- the LOC133903538 gene encoding uncharacterized protein LOC133903538 isoform X1 has translation MAALVDLDLNCRPPSPEPAAPEEVPRAMLRQEQHFPDQMKGLHQFYGSFWKQSSDAPSNLHPTHEHKPMNLGSRGNQNPEIPSNSNKCKSLSNVAEQNLDARSSIRRKSDAYHDVIDLEKPTTSGDAVETVGCSDFGSLANQNGRSQDGSCCISPENSSLAESAHLRRGWNSSRVSPVSGSVGSSETPDCQSPIKPSTESRHSLIDLNIPQEESLLVFYAPSQEMYSPLFHSSLTYPGNFSKSSREVLQKECGSTIGSLKGSSIAVIEPRPAADSSRDVIDASSVQQKDLFDLNVPLESIDMPSEIISNCRDKVVNNDGSKETASSHSLSKKNSLQAETSRKYLTRNDHMLASKDDNNVLLQTSTNNGIDKVQPQESGTNYKEPLISETPVDNHVCPRLGVSHDGPSNSQVTVSMLQGEAEGDDKAAATAAETLLLFFSHKSACAADCPGSNSRTSVQDGNDEPQCSLDSFGKIVLNLEEVRDDGQSIPVLPPNNDAPSCGIKLKRGRGMRNFQREIIPGLVSLARQEICDDLDAIGYEPKKTRSRKTRRGPGASSTRSRPRKRGSAARN, from the exons ATGGCTGCTTTGGTGGATTTGGATCTCAACTGCCGTCCGCCGTCGCCAGAGCCCGCCGCGCCGGAGGAGGTCCCGCGGGCAATGCTCCGTCAAGAGCAGCACTTTCCTGACCAG ATGAAGGGACTGCATCAGTTTTATGGATCCTTCTGGAAGCAATCCAGTGATGCACCGAGCAACCTGCATCCGACTCATGAGCATAAGCCG ATGAATTTGGGTTCGAGGGGCAATCAAAATCCAGAAATTCCCAGCAATTCCAATAAGTGCAAATCGCTGTCCAATGTTGCAGAACAGAATTTGGATGCTAGGAGTTCAATCCGGAGAAAATCTGATGCTTATCATGATGTGATTGATTTGGAGAAGCCAACGACCTCTGGTGATGCGGTGGAGACTGTTGGTTGCTCTGACTTCGGCAGCCTTGCCAACCAAAATGGTAGGTCTCAGGACGGCTCATGCTGCATTTCACCGGAGAATAGCTCTCTCGCAGAATCTGCTCATTTGCGCAGAGGATGGAATTCGTCCCGTGTAAGCCCTG TTTCAGGTTCAGTTGGCTCTAGTGAGACTCCAGACTGCCAGTCCCCTATCAAACCAAGTACTGAATCAAGGCATTCACTGATTGACCTGAATATACCTCAAGAAGAAAGCCTTCTTGTTTTCTATGCACCTTCTCAAGAAATGTATTCTCCTCTGTTCCATTCTTCCTTGACATATCCTGGAAATTTTTCAAAAAGCTCTAGAGAAGTTCTCCAAAAAGAATGTGGCTCTACTATTGGATCATTGAAAGGATCTTCCATTGCGGTGATCGAGCCCAGGCCAGCTGCAGACAGTTCAAGGGATGTGATAGACGCATCCTCAGTTCAACAGAAAGACCTTTTTGACCTAAATGTGCCACTTGAAAGCATTGACATGCCATCAGAAATAATCAGCAATTGCAGAGATAAGGTTGTGAATAATGATGGAAGTAAAGAAACAGCATCCAGTCATTCTTTATCCAAGAAAAATAGCCTTCAAGCAGAAACTTCCAGGAAATATCTCACTCGAAACGATCATATGTTGGCAAGCAAGGATGACAATAATGTGCTTCTGCAAACCTCAACAAATAATGGTATCGATAAGGTTCAGCCGCAGGAATCTGGAACTAATTACAAGGAACCTTTGATTTCTGAAACTCCAGTTGATAATCATGTCTGTCCGAGACTTGGAGTATCCCATGATGGACCATCAAATTCTCAGGTGACTGTTAGCATGCTTCAAGGTGAGGCAGAAGGTGATGACAAAGCAGCTGCTACTGCAGCTGAAACgcttctattatttttttcgCATAAATCTGCATGCGCTGCAGATTGCCCAGGAAGCAATAGTCGGACATCAGTTCAGGATGGAAACGATGAGCCTCAATGTTCGTTGGACTCTTTCGGGAAAATCGTGTTGAATCTAGAGGAGGTCAGAGATGACGGTCAATCCATCCCTGTGCTACCGCCCAATAATGATGCACCGTCATGTGGGATCAAGCtaaagagaggaagagggatGAGAAATTTTCAGAGGGAGATAATACCTGGACTTGTTTCTCTAGCGAGGCAGGAGATATGCGATGACTTAGATGCTATAGGTTATGAGCCAAAGAAGACTCGATCTAGGAAAACTCGCAGGGGTCCAGGCGCATCTTCAACTCGATCAAGGCCACGCAAGCGTGGCTCCGCTGCCAGGAACTGA